From the genome of Geothrix sp. 21YS21S-4, one region includes:
- a CDS encoding integrase core domain-containing protein — MTRVLDHVIEERGRPEQVLTDNGSEFISKAFDQWSHQRGIHHHFIQPGKPMQNGTCESFNGRFRDECLNEHWFSSLWEARAITKAWMDDYNHRRPHSALGGLPPAVAARRWDSLRSPTAPSANPIEILFNPTGSL; from the coding sequence GTGACAAGGGTGTTGGACCACGTCATTGAGGAACGGGGGCGACCTGAACAGGTGCTGACGGACAATGGGTCTGAGTTCATCAGCAAAGCGTTTGATCAATGGAGTCATCAGCGCGGTATCCATCACCACTTCATCCAGCCGGGAAAGCCGATGCAGAACGGAACCTGCGAGAGCTTCAACGGACGTTTCAGGGATGAGTGCCTCAATGAACACTGGTTCTCCAGCCTCTGGGAGGCGAGAGCCATCACAAAAGCTTGGATGGATGATTACAATCATCGAAGACCCCACAGCGCCCTCGGTGGGCTTCCACCCGCCGTCGCCGCGCGCCGATGGGATTCACTCCGGTCGCCTACGGCTCCCTCCGCGAATCCCATCGAGATCCTTTTCAACCCCACAGGCTCACTCTGA
- a CDS encoding IS3 family transposase, translated as MIAAVRQGLKDEGVTIPLSRFCEWFEVPRRTMYYRSRKKPPVLQDRFVRPIKALIEQEPSYGYRTVAHLLGFNKNTVQRVFQQMGWQVRKRPTGFRPRVEVKPSIAAAPDQRWATDLCRIWTGRDGWAVLALVIDCCTRELLGWHLSRSGKSRTAEAALEQALITRYGTLGRVAEPFLLRSDNGLVFTSRSYTALVRSYGLRQEFITPHTPEQNGLCERVIRTLKEQCVHHHRFETLQHASRVVGDWI; from the coding sequence GTGATCGCCGCGGTCCGGCAGGGACTGAAGGACGAGGGGGTCACCATCCCTCTCAGCCGCTTTTGTGAATGGTTCGAGGTGCCGAGGCGGACGATGTACTACCGCTCCCGAAAGAAGCCGCCCGTTCTCCAGGACCGCTTCGTCCGGCCTATCAAGGCGCTCATCGAGCAGGAGCCTTCCTATGGCTATCGCACGGTGGCCCACCTCCTCGGTTTCAACAAGAACACCGTCCAGCGGGTGTTCCAGCAGATGGGCTGGCAGGTCCGCAAGCGGCCGACGGGCTTCCGTCCCCGCGTGGAGGTCAAGCCCTCCATTGCCGCCGCGCCGGACCAGCGTTGGGCCACGGATCTCTGCCGGATCTGGACCGGACGGGACGGATGGGCCGTCCTCGCCCTCGTCATCGACTGTTGCACCCGCGAACTGCTTGGCTGGCACCTCTCCCGATCCGGCAAGTCCAGGACCGCCGAGGCTGCCCTGGAGCAGGCCCTCATCACCCGCTACGGCACCCTGGGCCGCGTGGCCGAACCTTTCCTCCTTCGCTCGGACAATGGCCTCGTATTCACCTCTCGCAGCTACACCGCCCTCGTCCGCAGCTACGGCCTCCGCCAGGAATTCATCACACCCCATACCCCCGAGCAGAATGGCCTCTGCGAACGGGTCATCCGCACCCTCAAGGAGCAATGCGTCCACCACCACCGCTTTGAAACCCTCCAGCACGCCTCCCGTGTCGTCGGCGACTGGATCTGA
- a CDS encoding IS3 family transposase (programmed frameshift) — translation MQAKRFSEEQIIRALKRHEAGEKVPDLCRDLGISKQTFHRWKAKFGGMEVSDARRLKQLEQENAQLLRLLGKRELEIEGMKHLLFKKMVRSGARKQAVRDLVQGRFVSERRACILLGVTRSAYRRPSSCVDWTELRKRLIELAGERKRFGYRRLHMLLRREAFSVNVKRIYRLYKEEGLSVRKRIRKRLKGGMRRDLRVPARPNEQWAMDFTSDALADGRSIRTLNVVDIFTRECLAIEVDTSLPSLRVARVLERIIDERGRPELLVTDNGPEFTSRVFDQWRHQQGIEHHLIQPGKPMQNGTCERFNGRFRDECLNEHWFASLREVRIITEAWRHDYNHYRLHGPLGGITPIEAARRWDSLQSPTAPSANPTEILFNPVGSS, via the exons TTGCAGGCCAAACGATTTTCAGAGGAACAGATCATTCGAGCCTTGAAAAGGCATGAGGCTGGAGAGAAGGTTCCGGATTTATGCCGGGATTTGGGGATCTCCAAACAGACATTCCATCGATGGAAGGCGAAGTTTGGGGGGATGGAGGTCTCTGACGCCCGTCGACTGAAGCAATTGGAGCAGGAAAATGCGCAGCTACTGCGGCTCCTGGGGAAGCGGGAATTGGAGATTGAGGGGATGAAGCACCTCCTCT TCAAAAAAATGGTGAGGTCCGGCGCACGAAAGCAGGCCGTTCGAGATCTGGTGCAAGGCCGGTTCGTGAGCGAGCGCCGGGCCTGTATCCTGCTGGGGGTCACGCGGTCGGCCTATCGTCGACCGAGCAGTTGCGTGGACTGGACGGAGCTACGCAAGCGCCTGATAGAGCTGGCGGGAGAGCGCAAGCGGTTCGGCTATCGGCGGCTGCACATGCTGCTTCGCCGGGAGGCTTTCTCCGTGAATGTGAAGCGGATCTACCGGCTCTACAAGGAGGAGGGTCTGTCGGTTCGAAAACGGATTCGAAAGCGGCTAAAGGGGGGCATGCGGAGAGATCTGCGCGTTCCGGCCCGGCCGAATGAGCAATGGGCCATGGACTTCACCTCGGATGCACTGGCTGATGGCCGTTCGATCCGGACGCTGAACGTTGTGGATATCTTTACGCGGGAATGCCTGGCCATCGAGGTAGACACAAGCCTTCCTAGCCTTCGGGTGGCTCGGGTGTTGGAACGGATCATTGATGAGAGGGGCCGCCCAGAGCTCCTCGTTACGGACAATGGCCCCGAATTCACCAGTCGAGTCTTCGACCAGTGGCGCCACCAACAAGGCATCGAGCACCATCTCATCCAACCCGGAAAGCCGATGCAAAACGGAACATGCGAAAGATTTAACGGACGGTTCAGAGATGAATGCCTCAACGAGCACTGGTTCGCCAGCCTACGAGAAGTTCGAATCATCACGGAAGCCTGGCGCCATGACTACAATCACTACAGGCTCCACGGACCTCTGGGCGGTATTACCCCCATCGAAGCAGCGCGTCGGTGGGATTCACTCCAGTCGCCTACGGCTCCTTCCGCGAATCCCACCGAGATCCTTTTCAACCCAGTAGGCTCATCCTGA
- a CDS encoding transposase: MSGAMEDEIKRWTARRKAALVLEIIQGKTTVAEASRAFDLPPSEIEGWMEDGKRGMENALRTKPLEVKEQYERQLKDLQEAYGEAMLELRARKKAASLLGEDEK, translated from the coding sequence ATGAGTGGAGCCATGGAAGACGAGATCAAACGATGGACGGCACGCCGGAAGGCGGCATTGGTGCTGGAGATCATCCAGGGGAAGACGACGGTGGCGGAAGCCAGCCGGGCCTTCGACCTTCCCCCCTCGGAGATCGAGGGATGGATGGAGGATGGCAAACGCGGCATGGAGAACGCGCTGCGGACGAAGCCCCTGGAGGTGAAGGAGCAGTACGAGCGTCAGCTCAAGGATCTCCAGGAGGCTTATGGTGAGGCGATGCTGGAGCTGCGCGCCCGAAAAAAAGCGGCGTCCCTGCTGGGCGAGGACGAGAAGTGA